One region of Miscanthus floridulus cultivar M001 chromosome 19, ASM1932011v1, whole genome shotgun sequence genomic DNA includes:
- the LOC136527058 gene encoding uncharacterized protein isoform X2 produces MSSTAAPVAFIGADELSVELAASFLRSGARVRSFVPEAERSPSAALAELNGLLRCASPVEAARDAALVVVLSDAGGVDELFFGVEGIAKGLCAGSIVLIRSTLLPSQLEKLEQKLTGEKKDVFLLDGYIFSGLSDELKQQIIIVASGRQDIAERARKFFHSLYNIVYFAEGEFCTSSKLRVVNDLLEGIHFVASMEAMYLGVRAGIHPSIIYDIISNAAGSSRIFVELVPKLLSEDPLLIDILNSARKNASHVMDMAKSVTFPLPLLGVAYQQLIHGSSAVTADGSASPLKVWEASFGVNIVDAASQQIYDASTLADQLVMESKAANQIGFIGLGAMGFGMASHLLKSGFCVVAYDVYMPTMARFADLGGSTKGSPEEVAKDVEILIIMVANESQADSVLFGNAGAVPVLSAGTSVILSSTVSPGFVIHLNRRLEAECRQIKLVDAPVSGGVKRAADGTLTIMASGTDEALHCTGSVLSALNEKLYVIKGGCGAASSVKMVNQLLAGVHIASAAEAMSFAARLNLRTRRVFEIMQHARGYSWMFGNRVPHMLDNDYTPYSAVDIFVKDLGIVSSESSNSRIPVHVSTIAHQLFISGSASGWGRYDDAAVVKVYETLTSVKVEGKAPMLSKEDVLRSLPAEWTEDPIDNLVPIASQSSKKILVVLDDDPTGTQTVHDIEVLTEWPVEALVEQFLKLPTCFFILTNSRSMTADKAMLLVQTICRNLEAAAKKVPGVSYTVVLRGDSTLRGHFPEEADAAVSVLGEMDAWIICPFFLQGGRYTINDVHYVADSDRLIPAGETEFAKDAAFGYKTSNLRQWVEEKTRGRVSENQVSTISITLLHKQGPTAVCEHLCSLEKGSVCIVNAASNRDMAVFASGMIQAELKGKRFLCRTAASFVSARIGIKPKPPICPNDLGLKRALTGGLIIVGSYVPKTTKQVDELRSQCGQSLRVIEVSVEMVSMKSMEDRDQEISRIVELGNAYIQSRKDTLVVTSRQLITGKTPEESLEINYKVSSALMEIVRRIDSKPHYIIAKGGITSSDIATKALEAKRAKVMGQALAGVPLWQLGPESRFPGVPYIVFPGNVGDNSALAKVVKSWASPSRSSTKELLLNAEKGGYAVGAFNVYNLEGIEAVVAAAETEKSPAILQIHPSALKQGGVPLVACCIAAAEQSSVPISVHYDHGISKSDLLQALEAGFDSVMVDGSHLTLGENILYTKSISSLAHAKGLLVEAELGRLSGSEDGLTVEEYEARFTDVAQAEGFIDETSIDGLAVCIGNVHGKYPPSGPNLRFDLLKDLRALTLKKGVSLVLHGASGLPHELVKECIDLGVRKFNVNTEVRNSYLESLRKPEKDLIQVMASAKEAMKAVVAEKLRLFGSSGKA; encoded by the exons ATGTCGTCGACCGCGGCCCCCGTGGCCTTCATCGGCGCGGACGAGCTCAGCGTCGAGCTCGCCGCCTCCTTCCTCCGCTCCGGCGCCCGCGTCCGCTCGTTCGTCCCCGAG GCGGAACGGTCGCCATCTGCGGCGCTCGCGGAGTTGAATGGCCTCCTCCGGTGCGCGAGCCCAGTGGAAGCCGCGCGAG ATGCTGCGCTGGTCGTTGTGCTAAGCGATGCTGGTGGAGTTGACGAGTTGTTCTTCGGAGTTGAGGGTATCGCGAAAG GATTATGCGCGGGTTCGATTGTATTGATTCGTTCGACATTGCTGCCTAGCCAGTTGGAGAAGCTGGAGCAGAAGCTTACAG GTGAGAAGAAGGATGTCTTCCTTCTGGATGGATACATTTTCAGTGGTTTATCTGATGAACTAAAGCAACAGATTATT ATTGTTGCATCTGGGAGACAGGACATAGCAGAAAGAGCTAGAAAGTTTTTCCATA GTCTATACAATATCGTTTACTTTGCTGAAGGTGAATTTTGCACTAGCAG CAAACTTAGGGTGGTGAATGATTTGCTGGAGGGCATTCATTTTGTTGCGTCTATGGAAGCAATGTATCTTGGTGTTCGAGCTGGGATTCATCCATCAATTATCTATGACATAATATCGAATGCTGCTGGGAGCTCAAG GATATTTGTGGAGTTAGTTCCAAAACTTCTGAGTGAGGATCCTTTGCTTATTGATATTCTAAACTCAGCAAGGAAAAATGCA AGCCATGTGATGGATATGGCAAAATCAGTAACATTTCCGCTGCCACTTCTGGGTGTTGCCTATCAACAATTGATACATG GTTCTTCAGCAGTAACTGCAGATGGATCTGCCTCACCACTGAAG GTTTGGGAAGCATCATTTGGAGTAAATATTGTAGATGCTGCCAGTCAACAAATCTATGATGCAAGCACATTAGCTGATCAGCTtgttatggaatctaaagcagCAAACCAGATTGGCTTCATTGGTCTTGGAGCTATGGGCTTTGGAATGGCATCCCATTTGCTGAAATCAGGGTTCTGTGTTGTTGCTTATGAT GTCTACATGCCAACAATGGCCAGGTTTGCTGATTTAGGTGGATCAACAAAAGGTTCTCCTGAGGAAGTAGCAAAAG ATGTGGAAATACTTATTATCATGGTTGCAAATGAGTCTCAAGCTGATAGTGTTCTTTTTGGAAATGCTGGTGCTGTACCAG TGTTATCTGCTGGAACATCTGTCATCCTTTCTTCTACAGTTTCTCCTGGATTTGTGATCCACCTCAACAGAAGATTAGAAG CTGAATGCCGACAGATAAAGTTGGTTGATGCTCCAGTATCTGGTGGTGTCAAAAGGGCGGCAGATGGGACACTAACT ATAATGGCTTCAGGGACAGATGAAGCTCTGCATTGCACTGGTTCTGTTCTGTCAG CGCTGAATGAAAAGTTGTATGTAATCAAAGGAGGATGTGGAGCTGCAAG TTCTGTTAAGATGGTCAACCAACTTCTTGCTGGGGTTCATATAGCCTCAGCAGCTGAAGCCATGTCATTTGCTGCTCGACTAAATTTGAGAACAAGAAGAGTCTTCGAAATTATGCAACATGCAAGAGGTTATTCATG GATGTTTGGAAATCGTGTGCCACACATGCTCGATAATGATTATACACCTTATTCTGCAGTGGATATATTTGTCAAGGATCTG GGTATAGTATCTTCTGAAAGTTCCAATTCGAGGATTCCAGTGCACGTCTCTACTATTGCCCACCAGCTGTTTATTTCAG GATCTGCTTCTGGGTGGGGTAGATATGACGATGCTGCCGTTGTGAAG GTCTATGAGACATTAACTAGTGTAAAAGTTGAAGGGAAGGCTCCCATGCTCAGTAAAGAAGATGTCCTTCGTTCTCTTCctgctgaatggacagaagatCCAATTGATAATCTTGTACCTATTGCATCTCAAAGTAGCAAAAAGATTCTTGTAGTTTTAGATGATGATCCAACTGGGACTCAAACAGTTCATGATATAGAAGTTTTAACTGAATG GCCTGTTGAAGCCCTTGTCGAACAGTTTCTCAAGCTACCAACTTGCTTTTTTATTTTGACAAACTCTCGTTCCATGACTGCTGATAAG GCCATGCTGCTAGTACAAACTATCTGCAGAAATCTTGAAGCTGCAGCAAAGAAGGTCCCTGGTGTTAGTTATACAGTAGTCTTGAGAGGTGATTCAACTCTACGTGGTCATTTCCCAGAG GAAGCTGACGCTGCTGTCTCAGTATTAGGTGAGATGGATGCTTGGATAATCTGTCCATTTTTTCTTCAAGGTGGGAGATACACTATTAATGACGTCCACTACGTCGCAGACTCTGATAG ATTAATTCCTGCTGGTGAAACCGAATTTGCCAAGGATGCAGCTTTTGGCTATAAAACTTCCAATCTAAGACAG TGGGTTGAAGAGAAGACAAGAGGACGGGTTTCGGAGAACCAAGTTTCAACAATTTCCATAACTCTCTTGCATAAACAAGGACCAACTGCTGTCTGTGAGCATCTCTGTAGCTTGGAGAAG GGCTCTGTGTGCATCGTAAATGCTGCTAGTAACAGGGACATGGCCGTCTTTGCTTCTGGAATGATCCAG GCTGAATTGAAAGGAAAGCGGTTTCTCTGCCGCACAGCTGCAAGTTTTGTGAGCGCAAGGATTGGGATCAAGCCAAAGCCACCTATCTGTCCAAATGACCTTGGCTTAAAAAGAGCTTTAACTGGAGGCCTCATAATTGTTGGTTCGTATGTGCCAAAAACTACAAAGCAG GTTGATGAGTTGCGATCACAGTGCGGGCAATCTCTTCGAGTAATAGAG GTGTCTGTCGAGATGGTTTCAATGAAATCAATGGAGGACAGAGACCAAGAAATCAGTCGAATTGTTGAACTAGGGAATGCTTATATACAATCCAGAAAAGACACTCTAGTTGTCACCAGCCGCCAACTCATTACTGGAAAAA CTCCTGAAGAAAGCTTAGAAATTAATTATAAAGTGAGTTCAGCACTAATGGAGATTGTGAGAAGGATTGATAGTAAACCTCATTACATCATTGCAAAG GGAGGAATCACTTCATCTGATATTGCTACAAAAGCTTTGGAAGCTAAACGTGCCAAAGTCATGGGACAAGCATTAGCTGGTGTACCATTGTGGCAGCTTGGTCCTGAGAGTAGATTTCCTGGGGTCCCTTACATTGTTTTTCCTG GTAATGTTGGTGATAACAGTGCTCTTGCTAAAGTGGTGAAAAGTTGGGCTTCCCCATCTAGAAGTTCTACAAAAGAACTTCTTCTT AATGCGGAGAAGGGCGGTTATGCTGTTGGTGCTTTCAATGTGTATAACCTTGAGGGAATTGAAGCTGTTGTTGCAGCAGCAGAGACTGAAAAGAGTCCTGCTATCCTGCAG ATTCATCCCAGTGCTCTGAAGCAAGGTGGAGTCCCATTGGTAGCATGTTGCATTGCTGCTGCAGAACAATCCAGT GTGCCTATCAGTGTTCACTATGATCACGGCATTTCCAAGTCAGACTTGCTTCAAGCTCTTGAAGCG GGATTTGATTCAGTCATGGTGGATGGTTCCCATCTAACTTTAGGGGAGAACATCTTATACACAAAGAGCATATCTTCCTTGGCTCATGCAAAAGGTTTACTTGTGGAAGCTGAGTTGGGTAGGCTCTCAGGCTCCGAAGATGGCCTGACCGTTGAAGAATATGAAGCAAGATTTACTGATGTTGCCCAG GCTGAGGGATTTATTGATGAGACAAGCATTGATGGTCTAGCAGTTTGCATTGGAAATGTTCATGGAAAATATCCACCTAGTGGACCAAACCTCAGATTTGACTTGCTAAAG GACCTTCGTGCATTGACCTTAAAGAAAGGAGTTAGCTTGGTTCTCCATGGAGCATCTGGTCTACCTCATGAGCTCGTAAAG GAGTGCATAGACTTGGGCGTGAGAAAATTCAATGTGAACACCGAGGTTCGGAATAGCTACCTGGAGTCCCTTAGAAAGCCAGAAAAGGACCTGATTCAGGTCATGGCGTCTGCTAAAGAAGCAATGAAAGCTGTGGTAGCAGAGAAGCTGCGCCTCTTTGGATCTTCTGGGAAAGCCTGA
- the LOC136527058 gene encoding uncharacterized protein isoform X3, whose product MSSTAAPVAFIGADELSVELAASFLRSGARVRSFVPEAERSPSAALAELNGLLRCASPVEAARDAALVVVLSDAGGVDELFFGVEGIAKGLCAGSIVLIRSTLLPSQLEKLEQKLTGEKKDVFLLDGYIFSGLSDELKQQIIIVASGRQDIAERARKFFHSLYNIVYFAEGEFCTSSKLRVVNDLLEGIHFVASMEAMYLGVRAGIHPSIIYDIISNAAGSSRIFVELVPKLLSEDPLLIDILNSARKNASHVMDMAKSVTFPLPLLGVAYQQLIHGSSAVTADGSASPLKVWEASFGVNIVDAASQQIYDASTLADQLVMESKAANQIGFIGLGAMGFGMASHLLKSGFCVVAYDVRTLLTFLSFPTPQFAQCIVAVRFADLGGSTKGSPEEVAKDVEILIIMVANESQADSVLFGNAGAVPVLSAGTSVILSSTVSPGFVIHLNRRLEAECRQIKLVDAPVSGGVKRAADGTLTIMASGTDEALHCTGSVLSALNEKLYVIKGGCGAARMFGNRVPHMLDNDYTPYSAVDIFVKDLVWINDLLFVDVVSYHQYIIMLASCLFQGIVSSESSNSRIPVHVSTIAHQLFISGSASGWGRYDDAAVVKVYETLTSVKVEGKAPMLSKEDVLRSLPAEWTEDPIDNLVPIASQSSKKILVVLDDDPTGTQTVHDIEVLTEWPVEALVEQFLKLPTCFFILTNSRSMTADKAMLLVQTICRNLEAAAKKVPGVSYTVVLRGDSTLRGHFPEEADAAVSVLGEMDAWIICPFFLQGGRYTINDVHYVADSDRLIPAGETEFAKDAAFGYKTSNLRQWVEEKTRGRVSENQVSTISITLLHKQGPTAVCEHLCSLEKGSVCIVNAASNRDMAVFASGMIQAELKGKRFLCRTAASFVSARIGIKPKPPICPNDLGLKRALTGGLIIVGSYVPKTTKQVDELRSQCGQSLRVIEVSVEMVSMKSMEDRDQEISRIVELGNAYIQSRKDTLVVTSRQLITGKTPEESLEINYKVSSALMEIVRRIDSKPHYIIAKGGITSSDIATKALEAKRAKVMGQALAGVPLWQLGPESRFPGVPYIVFPGNVGDNSALAKVVKSWASPSRSSTKELLLNAEKGGYAVGAFNVYNLEGIEAVVAAAETEKSPAILQIHPSALKQGGVPLVACCIAAAEQSSVPISVHYDHGISKSDLLQALEAGFDSVMVDGSHLTLGENILYTKSISSLAHAKGLLVEAELGRLSGSEDGLTVEEYEARFTDVAQAEGFIDETSIDGLAVCIGNVHGKYPPSGPNLRFDLLKDLRALTLKKGVSLVLHGASGLPHELVKECIDLGVRKFNVNTEVRNSYLESLRKPEKDLIQVMASAKEAMKAVVAEKLRLFGSSGKA is encoded by the exons ATGTCGTCGACCGCGGCCCCCGTGGCCTTCATCGGCGCGGACGAGCTCAGCGTCGAGCTCGCCGCCTCCTTCCTCCGCTCCGGCGCCCGCGTCCGCTCGTTCGTCCCCGAG GCGGAACGGTCGCCATCTGCGGCGCTCGCGGAGTTGAATGGCCTCCTCCGGTGCGCGAGCCCAGTGGAAGCCGCGCGAG ATGCTGCGCTGGTCGTTGTGCTAAGCGATGCTGGTGGAGTTGACGAGTTGTTCTTCGGAGTTGAGGGTATCGCGAAAG GATTATGCGCGGGTTCGATTGTATTGATTCGTTCGACATTGCTGCCTAGCCAGTTGGAGAAGCTGGAGCAGAAGCTTACAG GTGAGAAGAAGGATGTCTTCCTTCTGGATGGATACATTTTCAGTGGTTTATCTGATGAACTAAAGCAACAGATTATT ATTGTTGCATCTGGGAGACAGGACATAGCAGAAAGAGCTAGAAAGTTTTTCCATA GTCTATACAATATCGTTTACTTTGCTGAAGGTGAATTTTGCACTAGCAG CAAACTTAGGGTGGTGAATGATTTGCTGGAGGGCATTCATTTTGTTGCGTCTATGGAAGCAATGTATCTTGGTGTTCGAGCTGGGATTCATCCATCAATTATCTATGACATAATATCGAATGCTGCTGGGAGCTCAAG GATATTTGTGGAGTTAGTTCCAAAACTTCTGAGTGAGGATCCTTTGCTTATTGATATTCTAAACTCAGCAAGGAAAAATGCA AGCCATGTGATGGATATGGCAAAATCAGTAACATTTCCGCTGCCACTTCTGGGTGTTGCCTATCAACAATTGATACATG GTTCTTCAGCAGTAACTGCAGATGGATCTGCCTCACCACTGAAG GTTTGGGAAGCATCATTTGGAGTAAATATTGTAGATGCTGCCAGTCAACAAATCTATGATGCAAGCACATTAGCTGATCAGCTtgttatggaatctaaagcagCAAACCAGATTGGCTTCATTGGTCTTGGAGCTATGGGCTTTGGAATGGCATCCCATTTGCTGAAATCAGGGTTCTGTGTTGTTGCTTATGATGTGAGAACTCTTCTGACTTTCTTATCCTTCCCAACTCCACAATTTGCCCAATGTATTGTTGCAGTAAG GTTTGCTGATTTAGGTGGATCAACAAAAGGTTCTCCTGAGGAAGTAGCAAAAG ATGTGGAAATACTTATTATCATGGTTGCAAATGAGTCTCAAGCTGATAGTGTTCTTTTTGGAAATGCTGGTGCTGTACCAG TGTTATCTGCTGGAACATCTGTCATCCTTTCTTCTACAGTTTCTCCTGGATTTGTGATCCACCTCAACAGAAGATTAGAAG CTGAATGCCGACAGATAAAGTTGGTTGATGCTCCAGTATCTGGTGGTGTCAAAAGGGCGGCAGATGGGACACTAACT ATAATGGCTTCAGGGACAGATGAAGCTCTGCATTGCACTGGTTCTGTTCTGTCAG CGCTGAATGAAAAGTTGTATGTAATCAAAGGAGGATGTGGAGCTGCAAG GATGTTTGGAAATCGTGTGCCACACATGCTCGATAATGATTATACACCTTATTCTGCAGTGGATATATTTGTCAAGGATCTGGTATGGATAAATGACCTTTTATTTGTTGATGTTGTTAGCTACCATCAATATATTATAATGCTTGCATCTTGTCTTTTCCAGGGTATAGTATCTTCTGAAAGTTCCAATTCGAGGATTCCAGTGCACGTCTCTACTATTGCCCACCAGCTGTTTATTTCAG GATCTGCTTCTGGGTGGGGTAGATATGACGATGCTGCCGTTGTGAAG GTCTATGAGACATTAACTAGTGTAAAAGTTGAAGGGAAGGCTCCCATGCTCAGTAAAGAAGATGTCCTTCGTTCTCTTCctgctgaatggacagaagatCCAATTGATAATCTTGTACCTATTGCATCTCAAAGTAGCAAAAAGATTCTTGTAGTTTTAGATGATGATCCAACTGGGACTCAAACAGTTCATGATATAGAAGTTTTAACTGAATG GCCTGTTGAAGCCCTTGTCGAACAGTTTCTCAAGCTACCAACTTGCTTTTTTATTTTGACAAACTCTCGTTCCATGACTGCTGATAAG GCCATGCTGCTAGTACAAACTATCTGCAGAAATCTTGAAGCTGCAGCAAAGAAGGTCCCTGGTGTTAGTTATACAGTAGTCTTGAGAGGTGATTCAACTCTACGTGGTCATTTCCCAGAG GAAGCTGACGCTGCTGTCTCAGTATTAGGTGAGATGGATGCTTGGATAATCTGTCCATTTTTTCTTCAAGGTGGGAGATACACTATTAATGACGTCCACTACGTCGCAGACTCTGATAG ATTAATTCCTGCTGGTGAAACCGAATTTGCCAAGGATGCAGCTTTTGGCTATAAAACTTCCAATCTAAGACAG TGGGTTGAAGAGAAGACAAGAGGACGGGTTTCGGAGAACCAAGTTTCAACAATTTCCATAACTCTCTTGCATAAACAAGGACCAACTGCTGTCTGTGAGCATCTCTGTAGCTTGGAGAAG GGCTCTGTGTGCATCGTAAATGCTGCTAGTAACAGGGACATGGCCGTCTTTGCTTCTGGAATGATCCAG GCTGAATTGAAAGGAAAGCGGTTTCTCTGCCGCACAGCTGCAAGTTTTGTGAGCGCAAGGATTGGGATCAAGCCAAAGCCACCTATCTGTCCAAATGACCTTGGCTTAAAAAGAGCTTTAACTGGAGGCCTCATAATTGTTGGTTCGTATGTGCCAAAAACTACAAAGCAG GTTGATGAGTTGCGATCACAGTGCGGGCAATCTCTTCGAGTAATAGAG GTGTCTGTCGAGATGGTTTCAATGAAATCAATGGAGGACAGAGACCAAGAAATCAGTCGAATTGTTGAACTAGGGAATGCTTATATACAATCCAGAAAAGACACTCTAGTTGTCACCAGCCGCCAACTCATTACTGGAAAAA CTCCTGAAGAAAGCTTAGAAATTAATTATAAAGTGAGTTCAGCACTAATGGAGATTGTGAGAAGGATTGATAGTAAACCTCATTACATCATTGCAAAG GGAGGAATCACTTCATCTGATATTGCTACAAAAGCTTTGGAAGCTAAACGTGCCAAAGTCATGGGACAAGCATTAGCTGGTGTACCATTGTGGCAGCTTGGTCCTGAGAGTAGATTTCCTGGGGTCCCTTACATTGTTTTTCCTG GTAATGTTGGTGATAACAGTGCTCTTGCTAAAGTGGTGAAAAGTTGGGCTTCCCCATCTAGAAGTTCTACAAAAGAACTTCTTCTT AATGCGGAGAAGGGCGGTTATGCTGTTGGTGCTTTCAATGTGTATAACCTTGAGGGAATTGAAGCTGTTGTTGCAGCAGCAGAGACTGAAAAGAGTCCTGCTATCCTGCAG ATTCATCCCAGTGCTCTGAAGCAAGGTGGAGTCCCATTGGTAGCATGTTGCATTGCTGCTGCAGAACAATCCAGT GTGCCTATCAGTGTTCACTATGATCACGGCATTTCCAAGTCAGACTTGCTTCAAGCTCTTGAAGCG GGATTTGATTCAGTCATGGTGGATGGTTCCCATCTAACTTTAGGGGAGAACATCTTATACACAAAGAGCATATCTTCCTTGGCTCATGCAAAAGGTTTACTTGTGGAAGCTGAGTTGGGTAGGCTCTCAGGCTCCGAAGATGGCCTGACCGTTGAAGAATATGAAGCAAGATTTACTGATGTTGCCCAG GCTGAGGGATTTATTGATGAGACAAGCATTGATGGTCTAGCAGTTTGCATTGGAAATGTTCATGGAAAATATCCACCTAGTGGACCAAACCTCAGATTTGACTTGCTAAAG GACCTTCGTGCATTGACCTTAAAGAAAGGAGTTAGCTTGGTTCTCCATGGAGCATCTGGTCTACCTCATGAGCTCGTAAAG GAGTGCATAGACTTGGGCGTGAGAAAATTCAATGTGAACACCGAGGTTCGGAATAGCTACCTGGAGTCCCTTAGAAAGCCAGAAAAGGACCTGATTCAGGTCATGGCGTCTGCTAAAGAAGCAATGAAAGCTGTGGTAGCAGAGAAGCTGCGCCTCTTTGGATCTTCTGGGAAAGCCTGA